Proteins found in one Stigmatopora nigra isolate UIUO_SnigA chromosome 15, RoL_Snig_1.1, whole genome shotgun sequence genomic segment:
- the LOC144208951 gene encoding uncharacterized protein LOC144208951: MTSLVLNLMSSGSSLKATLTVYTAEMSTTASPTIPSSQLTSDQLTVVAACFSSLVFFVVIVVLLSIIYRKDGRCCRLRSYQGPHADTDAPPQYYSSRQTLVGSPCFEQTDIPDADNPDESQLFYVGLPSSYSLPSLEPPLARLPSYESVRKKDRQRQIHMMIADRFGLNGTIETEPPPSYEESIRHSVALSYNILPPNLDTSLTLGNHTTSASDIQNEVTNVINSESSNNVLPV, encoded by the exons ATGACATCTTTAGTGTTAAACCTGATGAGTTCAGGGTCATCTTTGAAAGCTACATTAACTGTTTACACAGCGGAAATGTCCACAACTGCAAGTCCAACCATTCCCTCTTCTCAATTGACATCGGATCAACTCACCGTGGTCGCTGCTTGTT TTTCCTCCCTGGTGttctttgttgttattgtggtaCTCCTATCCATCATTTACCGCAAAGATGGTCGTTGTTGCAGATTGCGCTCCTATCAAGGACCACATGCAGATACG GATGCCCCTCCTCAGTACTACAGCAGTAGACAGACACTGGTGGGATCACCTTGTTTCGAGCAGACAGACATCCCAGATGCCGACAATCCTGAT GAGAGTCAGCTGTTCTATGTTGGCCTACCCTCCAGCTATAGTCTGCCCTCTCTGGAGCCCCCCTTAGCCAGGCTGCCTTCCTACGAGAGTGTCCGAAAAAAAGATCGCCAGAGGCAGATCCACATGATGATAGCAGACCGCTTTGGCCTCAATGGAACCATTGAAACCGAG ccaCCACCATCATATGAAGAGAGCATCCGTCATTCTGTAGCGCTGTCATACAATATTCTTCCACCTAATTTGGACACTTCCTTGACTTTGGGCAACCATACCACCTCAGCCTCTGATATCCAAAATGAGGTAACTAATGTAATCAACTCAGAAAGCAGTAATAATGTTCTTCCCGTGTGA
- the LOC144209185 gene encoding uncharacterized protein LOC144209185 — protein MLQCFHVMVEPIKNITYKIKTSNTKSKKKKPDYVDDDQLFVMELARDLRRVCQSSSVLDYICNQDEIWPTSLCWVFILEWASMLETKKKPMQTDGWPETKGKKKCELIDQQDVLNAKLSLLEWMKDLRAQPEQSVWPGETVINVLEDLRSAWRWGRVPNLLSAMELVLWTLLYENSNKDTIPQQWLMWKQKTKIGALSYVPQPVWDWITKSAVEVILNQDTANPDLLISEDDKRMRCGLERKDIPNYHQRFDGWWCAVGMIGFESGRYYWEVEVGERDWRLGVAKESALRKGFKSLNTDTGYLTLRLERGTELKALTVPFTALPPNLIPRKVGVYLDYDGGQLSFYDVDSRVHIYTYNEIFDEKLYPLFGTVEIIDDLVIRTPEKNTQCVCATSCLWR, from the exons ATGTTGCAGTGTTTTCACGTTATGGTGGAGCCCATCAAAAACATCACATACAAAATAAAG ACATCCAATAcaaaatccaagaaaaaaaagcctgactatgtGGATGATGATCAACTGTTTGTTATGGAACTGGCGAGAGACCTCCGCCGTGTGTGCCAG AGTTCATCAGTGCTAGACTACATTTGCAACCAGGATGAAATTTGGCCAACCTCTCTCTGCTGGGTCTTTATTCTCGAATGGGCTTCCATGTTAGAAACAAAG AAAAAACCTATGCAAACTGACGGCTGGCCAGAAaccaaaggtaaaaaaaagtgtgagctAATTGACCAGCAGGACGTGCTCAACGCTAAGTTAAGCCTCCTTGAGTGGATGAAAGATTTGAGAGCGCAGCCTGAG caaAGTGTTTGGCCTGGGGAAACAGTGATAAATGTCTTGGAGGACTTAAGGTCAGCTTGGCGTTGGGGCCGTGTGCCAAACCTTTTGAGCGCTATGGAGCTGGttttgtggactttgttgtatgaaaattcaaataag GATACCATACCACAGCAGTGGTTGATGTGGAAGCAGAAGACCAAGAttg gtgCTCTATCTTATGTCCCTCAGCCAG TGTGGGACTGGATCACAAAATCTGCAG TGGAAGTGATTCTGAACCAAGACACAGCCAATCCTGATCTTCTCATCTCAGAAGATGATAAAAGGATGCGTTGCGGTTTGGAGAGGAAAGATATTCCCAATTACCACCAGCGATTTGATGGCTGGTggtgtgctgttggaatgatcgGGTTTGAATCTGGCCGTTATTATTGGGAAGTAGAAGTGGGTGAGCGAGACTGGCGCTTAGGCGTGGCTAAAGAATCCGCTCTTAGGAAAGGCTTCAAGTCCCTCAACACCGACACGGGTTACCTGACCTTACGACTGGAAAGGGGCACCGAGCTTAAAGCGCTCACGGTACCCTTCACAGCTTTACCGCCAAATCTCATTCCTCGAAAAGTAGGCGTCTACCTTGACTACGATGGCGGACAGCTGTCCTTCTATGATGTGGACAGCCGggttcacatatacacatacaatgaGATTTTTGATGAAAAGCTTTACCCACTTTTTGGTACGGTAGAGATTATTGATGATTTAGTGATAAGGAcccctgaaaaaaacacccaatgtGTTTGTGCCACATCCTGCCTGTggcgttga
- the LOC144208953 gene encoding xylosyltransferase 2-like has product MVATVRVPKLLRRSKLAIAVAIMTLLVQALAVRGLKSLEDGETVKKTRRSSLPDNNQDPLKGATFFGRHNQWPKSYKVLWSSRLIRNGYTATSPPRLGTSQLQGKPGIIQKNPLEEGQMGKALDGVAPHDPSSNLNDIKGGAAAAFPGEPGSADGAQQASSTDFQAKCNIISKDALSALRRATTQQCKQEIADIVCLHEAGALMPHALPRLCPQINTSSPVQGFDDELDNSLSDEEKPVRLAFVLMIHGRAVRQIKRTFKAIYHSDHFYYIHVDQRSNYLYREVFKLAQQYPNVRVTPWRMVTMWAGITLLKAYLRCMEDLLAMPDLKWDFFINLSGTDFPTRTIGELVDFLGQDRDKNFLKVHGRETSQFINTQGVDRVFYQCDNHMWRVGVRNIPEGLEISGGSDWFVLNRQFVDYVVNSQDDMVTGLKQFYSYTLMPAESFFHTALLNSPLCHSLVGNNLRMTNWMRKLGCKCQYRHIVDWCGCSPNDLKPPSLIRIQEVNRTVFFARKFESSVNQEAIEILETYLYGQYPPGTVAIKAYWENTYEQLDGLHSLSDVALTAYTSLVRLGLKSLATSHPTCSFEPKGYPSAVNMYFYDDQFKGLLIQQEIQIVGSKEKESIEIWVMPQNKLKFERHRKEFERLRNSEVGTEWDPKERLFRNFGGIFGPFDELNSLQSWGRGPNLTVTMVWIDPALVVAVAYNVKVAQDSEFSMHKPPLKQPLRPGIWTLRIYQELEKMAELQFLVLPLNFKKKAPLSKDEDSWMHAGPLENIYTNKSYEHLNSILQLPPKEPAMLEAQQNAQLVGPALEAWIDHCMENFWVIGGYCTTQNSSCTALPPCSKTSWSSLSPDPKSELGPVKSDGGIR; this is encoded by the exons ATGGTGGCCACCGTGAGAGTGCCGAAGCTCCTTCGACGAAGTAAACTAGCGATTGCAGTCGCTATAATGACCCTCCTCGTTCAAGCTCTGGCCGTGAGGGGCCTGAAAAGTCTGGAAGACGGCGAGACGGTG AAAAAAACTAGAAGATCTAGTTTACCTGACAACAACCAGGACCCACTGAAGGGTGCCACCTTTTTCGGGAGACACAACCAGTGGCCTAAGAGTTACAAGGTCTTATGGAGCAGCAGGCTGATAAGGAACGGGTACACAGCAACCAGTCCACCGAGACTGGGgaccagccaattacagggaaAGCCAGGCATCATACAGAAGAATCCCCTCGAGGAGGGACAAATGGGCAAAGCCTTGGATGGAGTGGCACCTCATGACCCATCGAGTAACTTGAATGATATCAAAGGCGGTGCCGCCGCCGCATTCCCAGGCGAACCAGGCAGTGCGGACGGTGCTCAGCAAGCCTCCAGCACTGATTTTCAGGCCAAATGTAATATCATAAGTAAGGATGCCTTGTCGGCTCTACGACGTGCGACTACACAGCAGTGTAAACAGGAAATCGCCGACATTGTGTGCCTGCATGAAGCTGGAGCTCTCATGCCACATGCCTTGCCACGGCTCTGCCCTCAGATCA ATACGTCAAGTCCTGTCCAGGGTTTTGACGATGAGCTGGACAACAGCCTGTCTGACGAAGAGAAACCTGTCCGACTGGCTTTTGTCTTGATGATTCATGGCCGTGCTGTACGACAGATCAAGCGTACTTTTAAAGCGATATACCATTCAGATCACTTCTACTACATCCATGTAGACCAG AGGTCAAACTACTTGTATCGGGAGGTCTTTAAATTAGCCCAGCAGTACCCAAATGTACGTGTGACACCCTGGAGAATGGTGACCATGTGGGCCGGTATCACCCTGCTAAAGGCGTACCTACGCTGCATGGAGGACCTCCTCGCCATGCCGGATTTGAAATGGGATTTTTTCATTAATCTCAGTGGCACAGACTTTCCCACCAG GACAATTGGTGAGCTTGTTGACTTTTTAGGACAGGACAGAGACAAGAACTTCCTTAAGGTCCATGGCAGAGAGACTAGCCA GTTTATCAATACCCAGGGGGTTGATCGTGTCTTCTACCAGTGTGACAACCACATGTGGCGTGTTGGAGTGCGCAACATTCCGGAAGGCCTGGAAATCTCTGGCGGCTCTGATTGGTTTGTACTCAACCGCCAATTTGTGGATTACGTCGTCAACTCGCAAGATGACATGGTGACTGGACTGAAGCAGTTCTACTCTTATACTTTGATGCCTGCTGAG TCTTTTTTCCACACCGCACTTCTGAACAGTCCCTTGTGTCACAGCTTGGTTGGCAACAATCTTCGTATGACCAACTGGATGCGCAAACTAGGCTGTAAGTGCCAGTACAGGCACATTGTGGATTGGTGTGGCTGCTCACCTAACGACTTGAAACCTCCCAGCCTCATTCGTATCCAG GAAGTGAACCGAACGGTATTCTTTGCACGCAAGTTTGAGTCATCAGTTAACCAAGAAGCAATTGAGATCCTGGAAACTTACCTGTATGGCCAGTACCCACCTGGAACTGTTGCCATCAAGGCGTACTGGGAGAACACGTATGAGCAGTTGGATGGTTTGCACTCGCTCAGTGACGTGGCACTCACTGCTTACACTTCTTTGGTTCGCTTGGGTCTGAAAAGTCTTGCGACATCTCATCCGACCTGCAG CTTTGAACCGAAAGGCTACCCTTCAGCAGTGAACATGTACTTTTATGATGACCAGTTTAAAGGGTTGTTAATACAACAAGAGATTCAGATCGTGGGCTCAAAAGAAAAGGAGTCAATAGAGATATGGGTTATGCCACAGAATAAGTTGAAATTTGAAAGGCATCGTAAGGAATTTGAAAGGCTGAGAAATTCAGAG GTTGGCACAGAATGGGATCCAAAAGAAAGACTGTTTCGTAATTTTGGTGGGATCTTTGGTCCTTTTGACGAACTAAACTCACTGCAGAGTTGGGGTCGCGGGCCTAACTTGACAGTTACGATGGTGTGGATTGATCCCGCCCTGGTAGTGGCGGTCGCTTATAACGTCAAAGTGGCACAGGATTCAGAATTTAGCATGCATAAGCCACCGCTGAAGCAACCCCTGCGGCCTGGCATTTGGACGTTACGCATATACCAAGAGTTGGAGAAGATGGCAGAATTGCAATTCCTTGTCCTTCCTTTGAACTTTAAAAAGAAGGCGCCACTTTCCAAAG ATGAGGACAGTTGGATGCATGCAGGTCcattagaaaatatttacaCGAATAAGAGCTACGAACACCTGAATTCCATCCTGCAGCTGCCACCTAAGGAACCTGCCATGCTGGAAGCTCAACAAAATGCCCAATTGGTGGGCCCGGCCCTTGAAGCGTGGATTGATCACTGTATGGAAAATTTCTGGGTTATTGGTGGTTATTGCACCACCCAAAATTCATCCTGCACAGCCTTGCCGCCCTGCTCCAAAACATCATGGAGCTCACTGTCTCCGGACCCCAAGTCCGAACTAGGTCCAGTCAAAAGTGACGGGGGGATCAGGTAA
- the LOC144208950 gene encoding xylosyltransferase 2-like, with amino-acid sequence MVVSARVRKLLRRYKLAIAVALMILLVQALAVWSLKSLEDGETAKKNRRSKLPDNNQDPLKGTTIFGRHNQWPKSYKGLWGSRLIRNGYTATSSPRLGTSQLQGKPGIMPKNPLEQGQMGKALDGVAPHDPSSNLNDIKGGAAAAFPGEPGSVDGAQQASSTDFEAKCNIISKDALSALRRATTQQCKQDIADIVCLHEAGVLMPPALPRFCPQINTSSPVQGFDVELDNSLSDEETPVRLAFVLMIHGRAVRQIKRTFKAIYHSDHFYYIHVDQRSNYMYREVFKIAQQYPNVRVTPWRMVTMWGGITLLKAYLRCMEDLLNMPDLKWDFFINLSGTDFPTRTIGELVDFLGQDRDKNFLKAHGRETSRFINKQGIDRVFYECDNHMWRVGVRHIPEGLEISGGSDWFVLNRQFVDYVVNSQDDMMTGLKLFYSYTLLPAESFFHTALLNSHLCHSLVDNNLRMTNWVRKLGCKCQYRHIVDWCGCSPNDLKPRDLIRIQKVNRPVFFARKFESSVNQEAIEILDTHLYGQYAPGTVAIKAYWENTYEQLDGLHSLSDVALTAYTSLVRLGLKSLVTSRPTCSFEPKGHPSAVNLYFYDDQFKGFLIQQEIQTVGSKEKESIEIWFMPQVKLKRHRQEFKRLINAEVGTEWDPKERLFRNFGGIFGPFDELSSVESWGRGPNLTVTMVWIDPALVVAVSYDIKVPQDSEFSMHKPPLKQPLRPGIWSLRIYQELEQKAELQFIVLPLNFKKKVPLSKDEDSWMHAGPLENVYTDKSYKHLNSILQLPPQEPAMLEAQQNAQLVGPALEAWIDHCMENFWVIGGYCTSQNSSCAALPLCSKTSWSSLSPDPKSELGPIKSDGRIR; translated from the exons ATGGTGGTGTCCGCGAGAGTGCGGAAGCTCCTCCGACGATATAAACTAGCGATTGCAGTCGCTTTAATGATCCTCCTCGTTCAAGCTCTGGCAGTGTGGAGCCTGAAAAGTCTGGAAGACGGTGAGACGGCG aaaaaaaatagaagatctAAACTGCCTGACAACAACCAGGACCCGCTGAAGGGTACCACCATTTTTGGGAGACACAACCAGTGGCCTAAGAGTTACAAGGGCTTATGGGGCAGCAGGCTGATAAGGAACGGGTACACAGCAACCAGTTCACCGAGACTGGGGACCAGCCAACTACAGGGAAAACCAGGCATCATGCCGAAAAATCCCCTCGAGCAGGGACAAATGGGCAAAGCCTTGGACGGAGTGGCACCTCATGACCCATCGAGTAACTTGAATGATATCAAAGGCGGTGCCGCCGCCGCATTTCCAGGCGAACCAGGCAGTGTGGACGGTGCTCAGCAGGCCTCCAGCACTGATTTTGAGGCCAAATGCAATATCATAAGCAAGGATGCCCTATCAGCTCTACGACGTGCGACTACACAGCAGTGTAAACAGGATATCGCCGACATTGTGTGCCTGCATGAAGCTGGAGTGCTCATGCCACCTGCCTTGCCACGGTTCTGCCCTCAGATCA ATACGTCAAGTCCTGTCCAGGGTTTTGATGTTGAGCTGGACAACAGCCTGTCTGACGAAGAGACACCTGTCCGACTGGCTTTTGTCTTGATGATTCATGGCCGCGCTGTACGACAGATCAAGCGTACTTTTAAAGCGATATACCATTCAGATCACTTCTACTACATCCATGTAGACCAG AGGTCAAACTACATGTATCGGGAGGTCTTTAAAATAGCCCAGCAGTACCCAAATGTACGTGTGACACCCTGGAGAATGGTGACCATGTGGGGCGGTATCACCCTGCTAAAGGCGTACCTCCGCTGCATGGAGGACCTCCTCAACATGCCGGATTTGAAATGGGATTTTTTCATTAATCTCAGTGGCACAGACTTTCCCACAAG GACAATTGGTGAGCTTGTTGATTTCTTAGGACAGGACAGAGACAAGAACTTCCTTAAGGCCCATGGCAGAGAGACTAGCCG GTTTATCAATAAGCAGGGGATTGATCGTGTCTTCTATGAGTGTGACAACCACATGTGGCGTGTTGGAGTGCGTCACATTCCGGAAGGCCTGGAAATCTCGGGCGGCTCTGATTGGTTTGTACTCAACCGCCAATTTGTGGATTATGTCGTCAACTCGCAAGATGACATGATGACTGGACTGAAGCTGTTCTACTCTTATACTTTGCTCCCTGCTGAG TCTTTTTTCCACACCGCACTTTTGAACAGTCACTTGTGTCACAGCTTAGTTGACAACAATCTTCGTATGACTAACTGGGTTCGAAAACTAGGCTGTAAGTGCCAGTACAGGCACATTGTGGATTGGTGTGGCTGCTCACCTAACGACTTGAAACCTCGCGACCTCATTCGTATCCAG AAAGTGAATCGACCGGTATTCTTTGCACGCAAGTTTGAGTCATCAGTTAACCAAGAAGCAATTGAGATCCTGGACACTCACCTGTATGGCCAGTACGCACCAGGAACTGTTGCCATCAAGGCGTACTGGGAGAACACGTATGAGCAGTTGGATGGTTTGCACTCGCTCAGTGACGTGGCACTCACTGCTTACACTTCTTTGGTTCGCTTGGGTCTGAAAAGTCTTGTAACATCTCGTCCGACCTGCAG CTTTGAACCGAAAGGCCACCCTTCAGCAGTGAACCTGTACTTCTATGATGACCAGTTTAAAGGGTTCCTAATACAACAAGAGATTCAGACTGTGGGCTCAAAAGAAAAGGAGTCAATAGAGATATGGTTTATGCCGCAGGTTAAGTTGAAAAGGCATCGTCAGGAATTTAAAAGGCTGATAAATGCAGAG GTTGGCACAGAATGGGATCCAAAAGAAAGACTGTTTCGTAATTTTGGTGGGATCTTTGGTCCTTTTGACGAACTATCCTCAGTGGAGAGTTGGGGTCGCGGGCCCAACTTGACAGTTACGATGGTGTGGATTGATCCCGCCCTGGTAGTGGCGGTGTCTTATGACATTAAAGTGCCACAGGATTCAGAATTTAGCATGCATAAGCCACCGCTGAAGCAACCCCTGCGGCCTGGCATTTGGTCGTTACGTATATACCAAGAGTTGGAGCAGAAGGCAGAATTGCAATTCATTGTCCTTCCTTTGAACTTTAAAAAGAAGGTGCCACTTtccaaag ATGAGGACAGTTGGATGCATGCAGGTCCATTAGAAAATGTTTACACGGATAAGAGCTACAAACACCTGAATTCCATCCTGCAGCTGCCACCTCAGGAACCTGCCATGCTGGAAGCTCAACAAAATGCCCAATTGGTGGGCCCGGCCCTTGAAGCGTGGATTGATCACTGTATGGAAAATTTCTGGGTTATTGGCGGTTATTGCACATCCCAAAATTCATCCTGCGCAGCCTTGCCGCTCTGCTCCAAAACATCATGGAGCTCACTGTCTCCGGACCCCAAGTCCGAATTAGGCCCAATCAAAAGTGACGGGAGAATCAGGTAA